A single genomic interval of Asinibacterium sp. OR53 harbors:
- the mgrA gene encoding L-glyceraldehyde 3-phosphate reductase, translating to MSYTASSNRYEQMEYRRCGNSGLMLPAVSLGLWHNFGDIDSMDKARDILRTAFDHGITHFDLANNYGPPPGSAEKNFGQLFKADFLPYRDELIISTKAGWKMWEGPYGDWGSRKYLVASLDQSLKRMGLDYVDIYYHHRPDPHTPLEETMSTLDLIVRQGKALYVGISSYQPAEAAKAIAILRELGTPCLIHQPKYSMFERWVENGLLDVLGREGVGCIPFSPLAQGMLTNKYLKGVPTDSRAASHRGNGAMEEDQVTPEKLDKVKRLNVLAEQRGQSLAQMALAWVLKDPRITSVLIGASKPEQVTDSLQCIKNYQFSSEELALIEGILR from the coding sequence ATGTCTTATACAGCAAGCTCCAATCGTTATGAACAGATGGAATACCGCCGATGCGGCAACAGCGGTCTCATGCTGCCGGCCGTTTCGCTGGGCCTATGGCATAATTTCGGTGATATCGATTCAATGGATAAAGCGCGTGATATTTTGCGCACAGCGTTCGACCATGGCATCACGCATTTCGATCTGGCCAATAATTATGGCCCGCCTCCCGGATCGGCAGAGAAAAATTTCGGACAGCTTTTCAAAGCAGATTTCCTGCCTTACCGCGACGAGCTCATCATCTCCACCAAAGCAGGATGGAAGATGTGGGAAGGGCCTTATGGCGACTGGGGTTCCCGGAAATACCTGGTGGCCAGTCTTGACCAGAGCCTGAAAAGAATGGGACTTGATTATGTAGATATTTATTACCACCATCGTCCCGATCCGCATACGCCCTTGGAAGAGACCATGTCTACACTCGATCTCATTGTTCGCCAGGGTAAAGCTTTGTATGTAGGTATCTCCAGCTATCAGCCGGCAGAAGCAGCCAAAGCCATCGCCATCTTGCGGGAGTTGGGTACACCTTGTCTTATTCATCAACCCAAATACTCAATGTTTGAGCGTTGGGTGGAAAATGGTTTGTTAGATGTATTGGGACGTGAAGGAGTGGGTTGTATACCTTTCTCCCCGCTTGCACAAGGCATGCTTACCAATAAATACCTGAAAGGGGTGCCAACAGATTCACGGGCTGCATCGCACAGGGGTAATGGTGCCATGGAAGAAGACCAGGTAACACCGGAGAAGCTGGATAAAGTGAAACGATTGAATGTATTGGCAGAGCAGCGTGGACAGTCGCTCGCGCAAATGGCGCTGGCATGGGTGCTGAAGGATCCGCGCATTACTTCGGTATTGATAGGCGCCAGTAAACCGGAGCAAGTAACGGATTCGTTGCAATGCATCAAAAATTACCAGTTCAGTTCAGAAGAGCTGGCGCTGATCGAAGGGATCCTGAGGTAA
- the pyrE gene encoding orotate phosphoribosyltransferase: MTNEKAVAEKLLQVGAVKLSPDAPFTWASGWKSPIYCDNRKVLSFPFVRDFIKSELCNVIFEKFPEAEVLAGVATAGIPWGAMAADQLKLPYMYVRPKPKEHGLGNQIEGAYTAGQKVLVIEDLISTGKSSLQVVDVLRSAGVEVVGMVSIFNYGFSIADTAFETAGVPFRSLTNYSNLIELAIEKGQVASSLEPVLLEWRNDPANWKGVH, translated from the coding sequence ATGACCAATGAAAAAGCCGTAGCCGAGAAACTGTTGCAGGTTGGAGCAGTGAAGTTAAGTCCCGATGCCCCATTTACCTGGGCCAGTGGCTGGAAGAGCCCTATTTACTGCGATAACCGTAAAGTGTTATCATTTCCCTTTGTGCGTGATTTTATTAAAAGTGAGTTATGCAATGTGATTTTTGAGAAATTTCCGGAGGCAGAAGTGCTGGCCGGCGTTGCTACTGCCGGCATCCCTTGGGGAGCCATGGCTGCTGATCAACTCAAATTGCCTTATATGTATGTGCGTCCCAAACCCAAGGAACATGGATTGGGCAACCAGATAGAGGGGGCTTATACAGCCGGACAAAAAGTGCTGGTCATAGAAGACCTCATTTCTACCGGTAAGAGCAGCTTGCAGGTGGTAGACGTATTGCGTAGCGCCGGAGTAGAAGTAGTAGGCATGGTTTCCATTTTTAATTATGGTTTTTCAATAGCGGACACCGCTTTTGAAACAGCGGGTGTGCCATTCCGGTCGCTCACCAATTACAGCAATCTGATTGAACTGGCCATTGAAAAAGGACAGGTAGCTTCATCGCTGGAGCCTGTATTGCTGGAATGGAGAAATGATCCGGCGAATTGGAAAGGAGTCCATTGA
- a CDS encoding putative sugar nucleotidyl transferase: protein MAIILFDNTVRAHFYPLTQTRAIAGLRMGIVTIRERWSLWTREPVYVHTTGYLQQLYESPAAETHLWIDATVLPSAELLSALSDIEEGSCLADEQGLIAGKTQIAFESFNPANGLHYFKEVRKYAQARRIQHPWHLTQYNDFLLRQDFDLLVEGRNSLPIPETNRVSQPEAIFIEEGAVVEHCIINAATGPVYIGKNATIMEGSAIRGPFALGEGAAVKMNSRIYGATTIGPWCMGGGEIKNSILMGYSNKAHDGYLGDSVVGEWCNFGAGATNSNVKNTAGMVQVWDEQSGAFIPAAQKCGVFMGDYSRVAINASINTGSVIGVSCNVFGNGLLPKRIKDFSWGTEGAVYKLDKALEDIGNWKKMKQQTVSEAEASVLAFIFAHHSK, encoded by the coding sequence ATGGCCATCATTCTGTTCGATAATACTGTAAGGGCTCATTTCTACCCGCTTACCCAAACCCGCGCCATTGCCGGATTGCGCATGGGTATTGTGACCATTCGTGAACGATGGTCATTGTGGACACGCGAGCCTGTGTATGTGCACACAACCGGTTACCTGCAACAATTGTATGAAAGTCCGGCTGCGGAAACGCATTTATGGATCGATGCTACGGTATTGCCTTCTGCTGAGCTGTTAAGTGCTTTATCAGACATTGAAGAAGGCTCATGCCTGGCAGATGAGCAGGGGTTGATTGCAGGGAAAACGCAAATAGCTTTCGAGTCGTTTAATCCTGCTAACGGCTTGCATTATTTTAAAGAAGTGCGTAAGTATGCACAGGCCAGGCGGATACAACATCCCTGGCACCTGACGCAATACAATGATTTTTTGCTGCGGCAGGATTTCGACCTGCTGGTTGAAGGCCGTAATTCGCTGCCTATTCCCGAAACCAATCGTGTTAGTCAACCGGAAGCAATTTTTATTGAAGAAGGAGCAGTGGTGGAGCATTGCATCATCAATGCAGCTACTGGTCCGGTTTATATTGGAAAGAACGCTACGATAATGGAAGGCTCAGCCATACGCGGACCTTTTGCATTGGGTGAAGGGGCTGCTGTGAAAATGAACAGCCGCATTTATGGCGCTACCACCATTGGACCCTGGTGCATGGGTGGTGGCGAGATCAAGAACAGCATACTCATGGGCTACTCCAACAAAGCGCACGATGGTTATTTAGGCGACTCGGTAGTGGGTGAGTGGTGCAATTTCGGGGCGGGGGCTACCAATAGTAATGTAAAGAATACGGCCGGAATGGTACAGGTATGGGACGAGCAGAGCGGAGCCTTCATACCTGCTGCACAAAAATGCGGTGTATTTATGGGTGATTATTCCCGCGTGGCTATCAATGCGTCGATCAATACCGGGTCGGTAATAGGGGTGAGCTGTAATGTATTTGGGAACGGACTGCTGCCCAAAAGGATCAAAGATTTCAGTTGGGGAACGGAAGGAGCTGTTTATAAACTCGATAAAGCCCTGGAAGACATCGGTAATTGGAAAAAAATGAAGCAGCAAACAGTTTCGGAAGCGGAAGCTTCGGTGCTGGCCTTTATCTTTGCGCATCATTCAAAATAA
- the tpiA gene encoding triose-phosphate isomerase: protein MRKQIAAANWKMNLTLSQGEQLLKDIQSKPHTLGANQLAIFAVPFPYLPMAQQQLAGKQNVFIAAQNCYSKKSGAYTGEVSVEMLQSLGISYVVLGHSERREYFQESNQFLAEKINICLEYNIHPIFCCGEPLSIREANTQNAFVAKQLEESLYHLSAEQLKQVVIAYEPIWAIGTGKTATSAQAQEMHAFIREQLTAKYGAATANEITILYGGSVKAANAGEIFGQPDVDGGLVGGASIIADEFVAIINALKNN from the coding sequence ATGAGAAAGCAAATAGCCGCCGCCAACTGGAAAATGAACCTGACCCTTTCACAGGGAGAGCAATTACTGAAAGATATTCAATCCAAGCCTCATACATTAGGCGCTAACCAACTGGCCATATTTGCCGTTCCTTTCCCATACCTACCCATGGCCCAGCAGCAACTGGCCGGTAAACAAAATGTATTTATTGCAGCACAGAACTGCTACAGCAAAAAAAGCGGTGCCTATACCGGCGAGGTATCGGTTGAAATGCTGCAGTCGCTGGGCATATCTTATGTGGTGCTGGGGCATTCCGAGCGCCGCGAATATTTTCAGGAAAGCAACCAGTTCCTTGCAGAAAAGATCAATATCTGCCTGGAATACAACATACATCCCATCTTCTGCTGCGGCGAGCCATTGAGCATTCGCGAAGCCAATACACAGAATGCTTTTGTTGCCAAACAACTCGAAGAATCTTTATACCATCTCAGTGCCGAACAACTGAAACAGGTAGTGATCGCTTATGAACCCATCTGGGCCATCGGTACCGGCAAAACGGCCACCAGTGCACAGGCGCAGGAAATGCACGCTTTCATCCGCGAACAACTCACTGCCAAATATGGTGCTGCAACAGCCAATGAAATCACCATTCTTTACGGTGGAAGCGTGAAGGCAGCCAATGCAGGCGAAATTTTTGGTCAGCCTGATGTTGACGGCGGACTGGTAGGTGGCGCTTCTATTATTGCCGACGAATTTGTGGCTATTATCAATGCACTGAAAAACAATTAG
- the lepA gene encoding translation elongation factor 4 encodes MKKIRNFCIIAHIDHGKSTLADRLLEHTKTIGEREMMDQVLDDMDLEREKGITIKSHAIQINYSYKGEQYVLNLIDTPGHVDFSYEVSRALAACEGALLLVDASQGIQAQTISNLYLAIDNDLEIIPVINKIDMDGAKIPEVTDQIVDLIGCKQEDILLASGKSGIGIEEILQAIVERIPAPEGNVDAPLQALIFDSVFNSFRGIIVYYRILNGVIRKGDKIRFISTGNDYFADEVGVLKLSMTPKNEVAAGDVGYIITGIKNAKEVKVGDTITLANNPGEMIHGFEEVKPMVFAGIFPVNTDEFEELRDCMDKLQLNDASLTFELETSQALGFGFRCGFLGLLHMEIIQERLEREFNQTVITTVPNVSFHAYTTRGEKIIVNNPAEMPDPVKIDRIEEPFIKAQIITLPEYIGNIMTLCLGKRGILINQSYLTPTRVELIFEMPLTEIVFDFYDKLKSSTRGYASFDYTPIDWREADIVKMDILLNNDKVDALSALIHRSRAQDFGRKLCEKLKELLPRQQFQIAIQAAIGAKIIARENISAMRKDVTAKCYGGDISRKRKLLEKQKEGKKRMRQIGNVEVPQEAFLAVLKLD; translated from the coding sequence ATGAAGAAGATCAGGAATTTTTGCATCATTGCGCATATCGACCATGGTAAGAGTACGCTGGCTGACAGGTTATTGGAACATACCAAGACCATTGGCGAGCGGGAGATGATGGACCAGGTACTGGACGATATGGACCTTGAGCGGGAGAAAGGTATTACTATTAAGAGTCATGCGATACAGATCAACTACTCGTATAAGGGTGAACAATATGTACTGAACCTGATCGATACACCCGGTCACGTGGATTTCAGTTATGAAGTGAGCCGTGCACTGGCTGCCTGTGAAGGAGCCCTCTTGCTGGTGGATGCTTCACAAGGTATACAGGCCCAGACAATCAGTAACTTATACCTGGCAATTGACAATGACCTTGAGATCATCCCGGTTATCAATAAGATCGATATGGATGGTGCCAAGATACCTGAAGTGACCGACCAGATCGTGGACCTCATTGGTTGTAAGCAGGAAGACATCCTGCTGGCCAGCGGCAAATCGGGTATTGGTATCGAAGAAATTTTACAGGCTATTGTTGAGCGTATACCTGCTCCTGAAGGCAATGTAGACGCTCCTTTGCAGGCCCTGATATTCGATAGCGTGTTCAATAGTTTCAGGGGTATTATTGTATATTACCGCATCCTCAACGGGGTGATCCGCAAAGGCGATAAGATACGTTTCATATCTACGGGTAACGACTATTTTGCAGATGAAGTAGGGGTGCTCAAACTCAGCATGACGCCTAAAAATGAAGTCGCTGCAGGAGATGTAGGATATATCATCACCGGCATCAAGAACGCCAAAGAGGTGAAAGTGGGTGATACCATTACCCTCGCTAATAATCCCGGTGAAATGATCCATGGTTTCGAGGAAGTGAAGCCCATGGTATTTGCCGGTATCTTCCCGGTGAATACAGATGAATTCGAAGAACTGCGTGATTGTATGGACAAGCTGCAGTTGAATGATGCCTCACTTACTTTCGAACTGGAAACCTCCCAGGCGCTGGGCTTTGGTTTCCGTTGCGGCTTCCTGGGTCTCCTGCACATGGAGATCATACAGGAGCGGCTGGAGCGGGAGTTCAACCAAACGGTTATTACCACCGTACCAAACGTTAGCTTCCACGCTTATACTACAAGAGGGGAGAAGATCATCGTCAATAATCCGGCGGAAATGCCCGATCCTGTTAAGATAGACAGGATTGAAGAGCCTTTTATCAAGGCACAGATCATCACTTTACCGGAATACATCGGCAATATCATGACGCTTTGCCTGGGTAAACGAGGCATACTCATCAATCAAAGTTATCTCACACCCACACGTGTTGAGCTGATCTTTGAAATGCCACTTACTGAGATCGTATTTGATTTCTACGATAAATTGAAAAGTTCTACACGGGGCTATGCTTCTTTCGATTATACACCGATCGACTGGCGAGAAGCAGATATCGTAAAAATGGATATCCTCCTCAATAACGATAAAGTAGATGCGCTCAGTGCCCTTATCCACCGCAGCCGTGCACAGGATTTCGGCAGGAAGCTTTGTGAAAAATTAAAAGAGTTGCTGCCCAGGCAACAGTTCCAGATAGCCATCCAGGCTGCCATCGGTGCCAAGATCATTGCGCGTGAAAATATCAGTGCTATGCGCAAAGACGTTACGGCCAAATGTTATGGTGGTGATATCAGTCGTAAGCGGAAGCTCCTGGAAAAACAAAAAGAAGGAAAGAAACGCATGCGCCAGATCGGTAACGTAGAAGTGCCGCAGGAAGCGTTTTTGGCTGTACTTAAATTAGATTAG
- a CDS encoding HAD-IIIA family hydrolase: MLPLKEIDHSWTLFLDRDGVINHEKDNDYILNWGEFVFYPESLEALPLLASHFRRIILVTNQKGIGKGLMSEADLTNIHRHMLDEIETRGGRIDRIYFCSDLDNLSPNRKPQPGMAFQAQKDAPEIIFSKSIMVGNRLSDMQFGRNAGMHTVFLATTHPDVPYPDPLIDLRVDSLLEFARLL, encoded by the coding sequence ATGCTGCCACTCAAAGAGATCGATCATAGCTGGACCCTCTTCCTCGACCGCGACGGAGTGATCAACCACGAAAAGGATAATGACTATATCCTCAACTGGGGTGAATTTGTATTTTACCCCGAAAGCCTCGAAGCACTTCCCTTGCTGGCAAGTCATTTTCGCAGGATCATATTAGTGACTAACCAAAAAGGCATCGGAAAAGGATTGATGAGTGAAGCCGATCTTACCAACATCCACAGGCACATGCTGGATGAAATTGAAACCAGGGGCGGACGCATCGATCGCATCTATTTCTGCTCCGACCTCGACAACCTTTCCCCTAACCGGAAACCCCAGCCAGGCATGGCTTTCCAGGCACAAAAAGATGCTCCCGAAATCATATTCAGCAAAAGTATCATGGTTGGTAACCGTTTAAGCGATATGCAATTCGGACGCAACGCAGGCATGCACACGGTTTTCCTGGCCACTACTCATCCCGATGTACCCTACCCCGATCCGCTGATCGACCTGCGGGTGGACAGCCTGTTGGAATTTGCCCGCTTGCTCTAA
- a CDS encoding SIS domain-containing protein, whose translation MNGKIKELIAASIEVKRQVLEDAALQQTIQQVIDIVTTAFQKGNKVLFCGNGGSAADAQHLAAEFSGRFYKDRKALPSEALHCNTSYITAVANDYSYDVIYSRLVDGMCIAGDVLIGLSTSGNSGNILKAFETAKEKGVITIGMTGASGGKMKAISDCLINVPSTDTPRIQESHILIGHIICQLVEANIFG comes from the coding sequence ATGAACGGAAAAATAAAAGAGCTCATTGCAGCATCCATTGAAGTGAAGCGCCAGGTGCTGGAAGATGCAGCTCTCCAACAAACCATACAGCAGGTAATTGATATTGTGACCACCGCCTTCCAAAAAGGTAATAAAGTATTGTTTTGTGGCAATGGTGGCAGTGCTGCCGATGCCCAGCACCTGGCTGCCGAATTTTCCGGCAGGTTTTATAAAGACCGTAAAGCGCTTCCTTCCGAAGCACTGCACTGCAACACTTCTTATATAACGGCCGTAGCCAATGATTACAGTTACGATGTGATCTATTCAAGACTGGTAGACGGTATGTGTATAGCCGGTGATGTATTGATCGGACTTAGCACATCGGGTAATTCGGGTAATATCCTTAAAGCGTTTGAAACAGCGAAGGAAAAAGGGGTGATCACGATTGGCATGACCGGCGCCAGCGGAGGAAAAATGAAAGCCATCAGCGATTGCCTTATCAACGTACCTTCTACCGATACACCCCGCATACAGGAATCGCATATACTGATCGGACATATCATTTGCCAGTTGGTAGAAGCTAATATTTTCGGATAA